The nucleotide sequence GCTCAGACGAAGGTGTGTTTGTTTTGCATTGCGTTAGCGGGTCctcataaatgctttttaaaattgcacAGATTGTTCCTTTTGAGAAGCCCCCTTCAAAAATGATGTGAGTTCACATGGTCTTCTCATTATATTGCTGTAAATGGCTCTTCCTTACTCTTTGGATCGTTTTGACATTTACCCACCTACTACTTTTCTGTTGTTAAATAGAGActgtttttcagagcagttttaggttcacggCAAAACTGAGGGGGAAGTCCAGAGAGCTCCCATAGGCCCCCTGCTCCCACACGTGCACAGCCTCCCCTCTGTCAGCATCCGCACGTTGTGGTACGTTTGTTACAACCGATGAAGGTACACTGACACGTTATTATTACCCGGAGTCCATAGTCCCCCTTAGGGCTCGCTCATGGTGCTGTACATCCTGTGGGTTCTGACGAATGTACGATGACATGTATCTGCCATTGTAGCCTCGTGCAGAGTATTTCCACTGCCCTAAAAGCCCTCCATGTGCTGCCTACTCatctctcctgccccccacccccagcaagtactgatctttttactgtcctcATAGTTtggcttttccagaatgtcatacaattagaaccatacagtatgtagccttttgagattggcttctttctctgAGCGATATTCATGTAAGGTTCTTCCACGTCTCTTCCTAGCTCGGTAGGTCATTCTTCCTACTACTTTTATCACCCAGACCTAGCTTCTATATGGATATCATTCACAGGATGCTTCTTCTCTAAGGATCTCACAGCCCAGTTAAGAAGCaagatattttctgtttatttgagcTTCAGCcaagaaaatttgttttcatttcataaagATTTTGTTCTGAGTTAAGACCATTGTGAACTTTACACGTGCTGGAACAGGTAATGGAATAAGGACACTCCAGGCACCTGTCTCATTATTTCTGAACGTTTCCTCAGGCCTATCATCAGTGGCCTACAGACTTTGGCCTCTAACAGTGATAATGATGCACGTGGTTACATCCCAATATAGTCATTTTGAGAGCTGAGTTGTTAAGAAATAAGGTCTTTGGGTTTAGAACACAGCAAAACTACTAGCTAGTGAAAACTAGGAGACTGGTGATTTTGGccttataattattatattgtagTTAGTTGACCACTCGCTACGGGGTAAGCTATTTAAGTTGGAAAATGCATATGAAAGTctgaagaaggggcacctgggtggctcagtgcgttaGGTGTCTGGCTaacggttttggctcaggtcatgatctctccctgggatcgagccctgcatcaggctccatgctcatcatggagtctgcttgtccctctccctctgcccctccccctgctccatgCACTCTCCCTCGCGCCCAccgtcccaaataaataaaatcttaaaaaaaaaaaaatgtctgaagatGGCCTAGGCTTTAAATCCTGCATCTGGTCAAATTTCTTAGCTCATCTGAGCCGTTCCTCATGGGTCCTTGAGAAGAAGAAATGTGGGTGCATATAGCATGGCACCTGAGACTCAGGAAGCATTCTCTAAGCCTCCATTGAATTTGGTTAGAGCCGTAGAGACCAAGGCAATTCACCAAATGAGCGTGTGTAACTGCAGTAGTAGACGTTGTCCATGGTCCCAGGGTAGCAGGCTGCTTACGAAAACCTGGAAACACAAGTGTCCCCTTTGAGAGTTCACCCATCTGTTGGTCAGAAGTAAGATGCTGCCAAGTTTTTGTAGGAGACAGGATGCGGAAGGCTGCCTCCTGTCCATAGTGCCAGGTCTTCTCTGGAGGAAGAGGTACCCCCCTGCAGCTAGGAACACATGGGGTACCTGCAGCTAGGAACAcgcttttcttttcctccccttgTCAGAGTGCATTTGTTTTCCCGCCCAGCCCCAAGGTGCCCCCAGGGCATGTGAAAAGGAAGGCAGGACATTTCTGCAGATGTGGAAGAGCCATGTTCAATCCTCTCCAGCCTGGAGTGCGCTCTGCAGGATTAAGATGGGGCAATTACTGTTGTGGCAGACTGACTTCCCAGGCCAGGTGATCGGAAAAAAGGAGGTCTCTGAACCCTGAGGCAGACGTACCTAGCATGTGGGGGCTCCATGCATGGTAGCTGCTCCATAAATGTATGAAgctgaatgaatggaagaaggatgggagaaggggagaaatgaGAAGTAACTGGTGTGTGTTATTGATGGTAGGATGGGGAGAGGGTCCCTCAGAATGTGTGTGGCACAGTTATCCAGTGTGGCTGTTGAAAGATGCGTTTGGCGTTACCACAGTTTTATTTGACCGCTTGTCATGACAGAATCTCTTGAAGTCAGTGACCATCAAGACCCGTTAGCTTGAGGCAGGAAATTCCACTTTGTCTTTCAGTGGTAAAGAGTTGTATCCTAAGCAAAACCTAATTTGAGAGTAGAGTTCTGGTCAGTTGACAGGAATGGATtgaaaattgatttaaatttttaaaaaattggcttcAAGGAAGTGATTGTGTCAGACCTAGATAAAGAAGATAGATGTTTAGCAGATGAGCTCAGAAATTAAGAATCCCcaaacattttaacatatttatattccTAGTATCATTTGTATTCAATGGAGTCCTCATTCATCTCTTCATGAGAGGTTTATTAAATGCTACTCATCATgtgtcaaacattattctaggtACTGATAATGATAATATTGATAGTGAATATTATTAATAAGTGACTTAATTTTCTATCTTATAGTTACATGGTGGTACAATTAAATTAAACATTGCCTCTAGCATATCTTTAACATAGACTGCTTTCAAATGGGTCTCTCAGTGGTATCAGTGTCACTGTTACAGATATCCTATCTAGTTTGTTGTAAATTTAtgtgacagaaataaaaagaacacagtTGTTGGTTGAAGCAGAGCATTGCTCACAATCTTTTACTTCCAATACATTTCCACGGCATCCAAACAACCAGACATGGATGTGACAGATctttaaatgatttcatttaatcatctGTGGTGCctttttgtgatttcattttgcaCATATATACAAGAGTTGAGGTCTTTCAGATTAGCTCCATACTGTAGAAATAATTCTTCTTAGTCAAACCCCTGCTTCTATACAATAAAGCGTTTCAGTGTAAAGAATGAATGTTCCATCCAGAGCACCCAGAAGCTTGTGCACTGTGGGACTGTCCCTATTAGTGCATGGTGGCCCCAGCCCTGTGGAGACCTCCTGTCCCCACACCCACAGACCCCTGAAATGCAGATCCGAAGGTAAGTCAGAGGTAATTGTGTCAGGTCTCACAAATGATTATAGAGACTCAAAAAATCTGAGGGGAATTCATGAGATTTGTCATAATAATGTGTGGTTGGGGTTAATGCTCGCTGGAGATGAGCTTCTTCTGAGAGTTACCACCTTGGATTTGTGCTTTAGAATTGTGGAAAGCCCATGAACCTCAGAATGCCCTCCATTAAATGGAGGTAGACACCAAGGTGCAGGAAAGCGGCATGACTTGGTCAGGATCACACAGGAGCTATTTACAGAGCCCAGACCCCTGAAGTTCTAGTTCAGGGTTCGTTGAAGTTGTAAGAGTGAGTAGGGAGAGGGGAGCATTGCTGACTAAGTCTGGAGGGCTACTCCCCAGAGTTGGTAGCAGGAAGAGCCCTTGGAGAACACCTGGAGAGAAGGCCTGAAAGGAAGCTGTCATCACAGTGCCCCGGGTAGCAAAAAGTTTGAAGGGGTAAGGAGAATTGGGACCATGTACTTGGGTTGGCGCAGCCAGAAGGAGCTAGAGCCTGAAGTCAGAGGAGTGGTGAGAAAACAGAGCTTATGAAGTGTCAACTAAAACAAGCTAACCATGTCATCTGGATTATCATGAACGCACTAAGCGGCCATCTTGCATCTACCTGCGACGGTGTTCTACTAAACCTTGGACAACGTGGCTCCATCCTAGGACTTGCCTGTTGGTATAAACATCACAATTATTTCCCAAACTCATTGTTGGAAAACAATAAACCTTGGAATatacttctgttttctcttttttctagcACATTAAAAAAGATCTTTATAATCTTTTCCCTTATCAGTCACCTGAAGaaattgataaagaaaaagttCATCTCTCTgactcagaaaggaaaatggaCCCAGctgaagatgatacaaatgtGTATACTGAGAAGCACTCAGACAATCTGTTTAAACGAACAGAAGTCCTGGCAGGTGAGTAGCGCAGTGGGGGCCTGGTGGGAGGGTCCTTAAATAGGCCTTGCTTGGCTAAGTGATATTCAGAGGTATAGGCCAAGCTTGCTGAATGTCAGTCACCTTCCTGCCTAGAGCAGTCTGAGGGCCTGTCTTATTCCGGAGTGAGAGACAAGAGTTAGgcaaatgttctttattttctctctgctccctcaTCCTACCGCTTGGTACAAGAAGAGGAAAGTTAGGACCTGAGTTGGTCTAGAACAACTGGGTGTGGGGGTATGGTGGGATGTGAAGCTCAATTCGTCCAGCTCCAAGTCATCCTGATACCAAAATAAACTTGAGAAGGAAAAGTCCTTTATGGGGGGAGGGCAGTTGACGCAAATAACGCCCAAGGCATTAAGGATGCTGTCTCTCATTGTAACTTATCTGATGAAAGCAGTCACCATTTGATTTTAAAGGGGAAGACGTGTGCGATTTAAGAACACTCAGTCCTTGAAAGGATAGTCCCAAAGCCAAGACTAGAAAGGACATTGGcttgcttttcttcatatttaccCTCACAAAACTTAAGTCACTTATATCCTGTTTTGTGCCTTCACTGAAAAAGCAATTAGAAGATTAGACTAGGAAAtgtgagaaaattaaagaattttaaagtaagGAATTAGGTGAGGCCCCAGCCAGATTTTTCTTATTGAGGCTTTTGGCCGATATTATTAATTCTAATCAAAGAAAGTATTGTACCTTCCTCGGGAATGTCAGATTTGGGTAATTACCTGGTTGCCTCATTGAATCCAGTTTTTAAGTGTTTGGGGGTTTTTCAAATGGAGCCTTTTAGAAAGGCGTAAATAGATGGGGCTCCACAAAGTTAATTTCTGCAACCCTTGAATCTCTCCTGAAAGTAATCTTCCTTTTGGCGTGTTTCAGCTGTCATTGCTGGCGGAGTTATCGGCTTTCTCTTTGCAATTTTCCTTATCCTGCTGTTGGTGTATCGCATGAGAAAGAAGGATGAAGGAAGTTACGACCTTGGAGAACGCAAACCATCCAGTGCTGCTTATCAGAAGGCACCTACTAAGGAGTTTTATGCGTGAAACTCCCACTTAGTGTCTCTATTTATGAGAtcactgaacttttaaaaataaagcttttgcaTAGAATAATGaagatctttgttttttgttttttgttttttcattaaagaGCCGTTCTGGCCCTTTAGTGATAAAATCCCATtgtatttaaaacttttcatgtatttctttagaacgacataaaattaaaataacatctgCAGTGTTCTGTGAATAGCAGTGGCAAAATATTATGTTATGAAAACCCTCTGTGTTCATGGAATCGGCTTAAACTTTTATGCGCAAATACAAAATGATTGTTTTTATCCTATGGTTCAAAGATGAAAGCTGTTTAATTTGTGTCCGCATGTCTCCGATTGACCTTACGAAGTTGGTCTTACTTTGTTAATTTATCTGTtgttccctctcctctgctcgtCCCTCTTGTCcccttgaaaacaaaacaaaactctatgCCTTTTTGCAGCTGTTATGGTGCAATTTGTCTTTGGATAATTCAGATAATGGTAATTTAGTGTATAtgtgattttcaaatatgtaaactTTAACCTCCactttgtataaatttttaagtgtCAGACTATCCATTTTAcacttgctttgtttttcattacCTGTAGCTTCAGGCAGATTTGCAACAGCAAATTAATGTGTAAAATTGGATTATTACCACAAAACTGTTCAGTCATAGCTATCTAATCAGATCTTCTTTTGGGAGGATTTGATGTGAGTTACTGACAAGCCTCAGCAAACCCAAAGATGCTAACAGTATTTTGAGAAGTTGCTGCAGATTCCTTTGGCCACTGTATTTGTTAATTTCTTGCAATTTGAAGGTACGAGTAGGGGTTTAAGGAAAAATCggtttttgttcttaaaaatgcatttaagttGTAAACGTCTTTTTAAGCCTTTGAAGTGCCTATGATTCTATGTAACTCGTTGCAGACTGGTGTTAATGAGTATAtataacagtttaaaaaaaaagttggtatttTATAAGCACAGACAATTCTAATGGTAACTTTTGTAGTCTTACGAATAGACATCAACTGTAATTTGGGAACATAAAAACTACTGAATAAATCATGTGGCCTAATATTGAAAATGTCACTGTTATAAATTTTGTACATTTTCGATCAAATGTACATCTCCCCTTTGCAAATGACCATCTGCTCTTGAGGATGATGTGGGTTTGATTTCTGAGTGTTCCGTAGTGTctgtaaatcaaaaccaaagaGCTCATTGATGAGGCTGTTTATTACCAGACTCACTTCTGAATTGGCCAGAGGAAATCTGAATGTATCCTCCTGCCTGTGTTTGGGGGTAGATATTGGAAGACTGCCAGGAGGGAATTGTGAAGTTGGCAACCTTTGTAGGCTAGCTGATGGCAACATTGAGAGGGATGCCTGCTTTTGCAAATAACTCTTGGGAGCATAAATTCCAAAGAACTGAAGGGGATTTTCCTGATGTCAGTATCTAAGGTTTTGTCCCGTAGACCGAATGATGACTGATGTACCTTGGAAACTCTGCTCCAAATCTCTCCTGAAGCTTCACTGAAGAACCAATAGGTGGAATGCCATAGTTCACACCGTAGGGAAGGAAAGCAGGGCTGGGTGGCTCTGTGCATTAAAAGGAGGGCCTCACTGCTGAGGATTGAAATTGCTGGAAAGCAGGAGTGCCTGAGGAGGAGATGGAAGTCTGAGGGTACCCTGCCTAGGTATTTCCTTCTAACAAcattcccttttctgttttcaccataaattttgttttaatgtgtgAGCCGCCGAAGTAGGAAGAAGACCGCAAAAACAGCAACCCTTTCAATACATAATGTACTTTTAATAAAGTATGAATACTTCATTTAGAGAATGTTCCCTGGAATTGCTAcataactcattaaaaaaaaaatttaagcagcaCTCGGAACAGTGTTTACTTAAATTCTTAATGGCCTTAATTCTCAAATTCCTGTCCCATCACTTACAGAGTCAATCCACTTTAGAGTGATTAAAAGGAAGTTCTAGCACCTTCTAAAGTTGCACAATATCCCTCGATTACAGAGGTTAAGAATGTAGTGGGTATACCTCTAACTGTGCAAAGCATAGTGAAATTCAGTTCATAGAATTAACTGCTTGGAATATCCATGCCAAGAAAAGAAAGTTTCTGGCAAATATTTTGTCACTGCTGTAaagcaaaatatttgttaaagtgCCAAAATAAAGTCTGTCatgctgaaagtaaaaaaaaaatcattgtatagACTGACATCCAGTTTTCTTCAACTGTGTTTtctgcttagtttttttttttttttttttttaagatgcagtAAATAGTACTATAAGAAGTATTAGTAATGATTACCGAGTTCGGgaaaattttggtaaaatataaacattaaagcCAATGTGAAAATTTACTGTTTCCTTAACCAAATGTAAATGATTTCCTTTGTGTGTATATGGCTTTGTGTTTGAAAGACTTGCAGTATTCAAACTGCCCCATTTTCAGTGGGTGGGGAAAGTAGGATGAGCTTATGGGTGtggcatttttaagttttagctGCAGGTGCATGGTACCTGAAGTTCGGGATTAGGACCTggttaataaaattgaatttaggTTGGACAAGATAGCAGAAATTGCCATCCTACTCACATTAAAAGTTCACAGTTTCGGATCGAGTGTTTGGTGAAATGGTATTTTGGTAATCCTTTCTGCAAAGTAGACAAAAGATTCTTGCTTACTGAAGGTATCGTCTGTTTGTAGAGGGTCTAGGAGACTAAGCTAAATAAGTAGAACATAATTACCTTACTCTGGTTTCCCGAAGGAACCTGAATGTTCTGCAAAGGGTGTTGGGTCCTGCAAAAACAGGGGCAGTAAACAACAACTTCATGGTTTTTAAGAGTTTACTTCTTTAGTGTCCTAGAGATTTTGAAAACTTAGGGAAAGTTTTTAAGTGAGgagcaaaaatataaaacctaaaaatattgCAGGGTGAATTTTATGACCACCCCAATCATCTTTACAACTtcattataattatgtaatggtagaaaaaatttttaataacatttggTTTTAAAAGGCAATGACTTTAAGCAACATAATCTCTCACTTGAATTTCTAAAGTTCTAAACCTCTGgcagacatcagtgagacccgaagaagttttcaattaaaattaaccAAGCCAGATGATAAATGTAGTCTGAATTGAGTAACCACGAAGGTGTTTTCAGTGCTGATGTTTTATTACAAGAGTGAAAGTTGAGATTTGGCTATTTCTAGGAAATCTGCTTTAGCAGGCATgggaaactttattttctttttattttttaaagatcttatttgagagagagagaacacaagccagggggagaggcagatggagaagcaaactccccactgagcaggaagcctgatctaggacctgagatcatgaccctgagccaaaggcagacacttaaccgactgagccacccaggtaccctggcatgggaagctttaaaaagaatgaaaaactgtGCTACCTAGAGGTAAAAATATCAATGAATTTTGTCCCACTCTGTCTCCTAATTTGGGGCAAATTCACTCTTAGATTTATCATtctaagatttcattcctttttatctgTTGCGTATGATTTCTGGCAAGGATTTTTCTGACCAAGGAATCCCAGTGGCTTTGGGAGCAACTTGGTTTCCTGTGAATTAGCTGGAAGGGTATATGTGACCCAAGCAATAATTCTAACCCACAAATGGAGTGAAGCTATAAGGTTTGGTCTTTCTGATGTATGAGCACAAGATTCATTTATTCTAGTCGCCTTGGCAAAGTAGCATTCAAGCAACAAATGTATGTGCAAGGCATCGGAGATTTAATCAGCAGCTACTTGCCTACTGAGTATGCACCAGGCACTCTTCTGGAAGCTGGGGGTATAGTAATGAGCTAGAGAGAGCTCCTGCTCTCATGGGGTTTGGAGAGGGGTGCATAGACCCTGAAACAAAACTCGCAAGTAGGAATTGCCCGTTGGTAGGAATTTCCGTGATGGATATCATGCGGGATGATGTAAGGGACTGAAGGACTATATGGGCCCAGCTAGACTAGGTACGCTGCGGTAACAACCTCACAATCTCAGCAACTCACAACAGCAAGGATTTATGTCTTACTCATGCCACGTGTCCGTCGGTTGGCAGAGTTCTGCTGTGAAGAATTGTCATCCTCAGCCCCAGTCTCTGGTCAGTGGAGTACCTGTTATCTGGAACACTGCCGGTCACtgtgaaagaaggaaaatcatggTAAGCAAACAGTGGCTCTAAGGCTTCTACACAGTATTAACATATGTTACTTTCCACCCACACTTCATTTGCCAGAGCAAGTCACGTGGCCACACCTGACTTCCAGTGCGCAGAGAGGCGTGATCCTACTTGTGCTGGTAGGGAGAGAGATGGCACATTTGTGAACAGCTACACTTAACTACAACCTGGTCAGGAAAGATCTCTGAGCGAGTAAGGCCTGAATGATGTGGAGCCGGTTGTGCTAAAATCAAGACAAGCCTTCCAGGCTGTGGGAAGCCCTAAACAGGGAAGGAGCTTGGCATGTTGGAAGAACCGTGACAAGGCCAGTGTTTGACCTTGGTAGTAGACCATGGTAGAAAAGGAAGGATGACAGTAGCTGAGAAGCGTAATTGCCTCCTTACTGgcacttcttccttcctccactttTGTTCACTTACATTTTAATCCCACAATGAAGCTAGGTTGATCTCTTTATGATAGAAATTATTTCATGTCACTCCTCTTCATTGGCCCCTGACTCCTTATACCTGCCCTCAAGATCTTCAGGACCTGACCCCTGGACAATGCACTATAAGGAGACAaggtgcagggggcgggggggggggggtggttagcATGGCCACTTAGAGGATCATTATTGTCACCTAGAGgagaaatgatggtggcttggcCTAAGGCGGTAATGGTGGAGACAGAGAAGACTGGAGAGGAATTGCTTAGGGAGGTAGAATCCACAGGTCTTGCTGAAAGGTTGGAAGGAGTAGGCCGTAAGGAAAGAAAGGGATCAAAGATGACATCCATGCTTTTGGCTATGCTGAGTGAGTCACATTCTGAGAAGGGGAATATCGGGGAGTTGACTGATCAGAGTTCCTTTTGGGCCGCGTTAAGTTAGAACTATTAGACACTAAAGTGCAGATGTCAGGTGAACAACTGTGAGAATCGCAGAAGAGGTAGCTGGAGATAGTGATTTAGGAATAGTGTCCATCACCGGCCTGTTAGCCtgctcatttccttcttttccctgctctgctctgtatGGAAGTTGGAGGGCAGGGAAAGGGATGCCCCATGCAAACGACGCTTCCCAAGCTTCCTTGCCAACTGGCTTCTAAGAAAGTTTGGCCAACGGAAGGTTACTGGCAGAAGACTAGAGgtcaggaggaagggaaaagccGGAGTACTTTCCCTTCTCCCAACTTTGGGCAGCATCTCTAGCACTGATACACCTGTTCAGTGGTTTGAATTCCCACTGGACCAACTCTCCTTCAAGTTCCCAGCTCCCCCTGTTCTTAAACTCTCATGAACCCCACTTACGCCCTTTGTCTCCCCAGCCTGAGGGAGGGTAGTGTCTTCCTGCCGTTGCTGTTCTCTGGGTTATCTTGCCTTCCCCAGTTTGCCCTTGTGGCTTTTCCAAC is from Zalophus californianus isolate mZalCal1 chromosome 4, mZalCal1.pri.v2, whole genome shotgun sequence and encodes:
- the SDC2 gene encoding syndecan-2 produces the protein MQRAWILLTLGLVACVSAESRAELTSDKDMYLDNSSIEEASGVYPIDDDDYASASGSGADEDIESPELTTSRPLPKIGFTSAVPKVETTTLKIQNKIPAQTKSPEEIDKEKVHLSDSERKMDPAEDDTNVYTEKHSDNLFKRTEVLAAVIAGGVIGFLFAIFLILLLVYRMRKKDEGSYDLGERKPSSAAYQKAPTKEFYA